The following are from one region of the Erwinia billingiae Eb661 genome:
- a CDS encoding amidohydrolase, translating to MTSLPSSQLVQWRRELHQYPELSNQEFATTERITAWLKQGNIRLLPYDLKTGVVAEIGQGEPLIALRADIDALPIDEAVNHPWTSTHAGVMHACGHDIHTSVMLGVAHQLKQQEAELTGRVRILFQPAEETFNGAQQLIDAGVLDGVQAIFGMHNAPDLPLNSFKTRAGPFYANVDRFVIRLEGKGAHAARPHEGIDSIVIASQIVTALQTLPSRTFSSLESVVVSVTRFTAGNTWNVLPQSVELEGTVRTHNAAIRTAIPEKITALIKGIAGGFGAKAELEWIEGPPALVNTPEWAEFALDLASEAGFKAEAAATPQMGGEDFAFYLHHVPGVFVSIGSASEFGLHHPGFDPDEAIIDSSVRYFTQLVPRALARVAAK from the coding sequence ATGACTTCGTTACCCTCCAGCCAACTGGTGCAATGGCGCCGTGAGTTGCATCAATATCCGGAGCTGTCGAATCAGGAATTCGCCACCACGGAACGGATTACCGCGTGGCTGAAGCAAGGCAATATCCGCCTGCTGCCGTACGATTTGAAAACCGGCGTGGTGGCTGAAATCGGCCAGGGCGAACCGCTGATCGCCCTCCGGGCCGATATTGATGCGCTGCCGATTGATGAAGCGGTGAATCATCCCTGGACGTCGACCCATGCCGGCGTGATGCACGCCTGCGGCCATGATATCCATACCTCGGTGATGCTCGGCGTGGCGCATCAGCTTAAGCAGCAGGAAGCCGAACTGACGGGCCGGGTGCGCATCCTGTTTCAGCCGGCTGAAGAGACCTTTAACGGTGCGCAACAGCTGATCGATGCCGGCGTGCTGGACGGCGTTCAGGCAATTTTTGGTATGCATAACGCGCCCGATTTACCGCTGAACAGCTTTAAAACCCGCGCCGGTCCGTTCTATGCCAACGTCGACCGCTTTGTGATCCGCCTTGAGGGCAAAGGTGCGCACGCCGCACGGCCACATGAAGGCATTGATTCAATCGTGATTGCCAGCCAGATCGTCACCGCACTGCAAACCTTGCCGAGCCGGACGTTCAGCTCGCTGGAGTCGGTGGTGGTCAGCGTGACGCGCTTCACCGCCGGCAACACCTGGAACGTGCTGCCACAAAGCGTCGAGCTGGAAGGCACGGTGCGCACGCACAATGCGGCTATCCGCACGGCAATACCTGAAAAGATCACGGCGTTGATTAAGGGCATTGCCGGCGGCTTTGGCGCCAAAGCCGAGCTGGAGTGGATTGAAGGTCCGCCTGCGCTGGTGAATACGCCGGAATGGGCGGAGTTTGCGCTCGATCTGGCCAGCGAGGCCGGCTTTAAGGCGGAAGCCGCCGCGACGCCACAGATGGGCGGCGAGGACTTTGCCTTCTATCTGCACCATGTGCCGGGGGTGTTTGTCAGCATCGGCAGCGCAAGTGAGTTTGGCCTGCATCATCCAGGCTTTGATCCTGATGAAGCGATCATTGATTCCTCCGTCCGCTATTTTACCCAGCTGGTTCCTCGCGCCTTAGCGCGGGTGGCGGCGAAATAA
- a CDS encoding alkylhydroperoxidase domain protein, with protein sequence MTTATDLLASLADIAPDSELAQARNTREAATRHAQGSYEVIFSQQDADFPLAERFALAARVAEWNAQPTLQAHYQPQAGALDNSPRHELALAWAHRLTFEPVSATPEHLQALQAAGWTARGIVTLSQLVAFINFQSRLRAGLQLLQGHASTANALPVVAGVWHQAATTASGKTALTAFTQQDLGWEPWLAAKPLTEFTDEEKQVLAKFGHSDSDYFRLLARNLPVLEQRTLTDKGIFFTSGGLPRADRELAAAVVSKVNGCIFCASVHARKASQLSKDFDSVEKLIGVAPGGKLSEGQSARWAAIIDFSAALSVTPQQATLGQIVALQQQGLDTLALLDVIQSSAFFAWANRLMLTLGEPFIPSDV encoded by the coding sequence ATGACCACTGCAACGGATTTACTGGCTTCGCTGGCGGATATCGCGCCGGATTCTGAGCTTGCCCAGGCCCGCAACACGCGGGAAGCGGCAACCCGCCACGCGCAAGGCAGCTATGAGGTGATCTTTAGCCAGCAGGATGCCGATTTCCCGCTGGCTGAACGTTTCGCCCTGGCGGCACGGGTGGCGGAATGGAATGCGCAGCCCACTTTACAGGCGCATTACCAGCCGCAGGCTGGCGCACTGGATAACAGCCCCCGTCATGAGCTGGCGTTAGCCTGGGCGCACCGTCTGACCTTCGAGCCGGTCAGCGCCACGCCTGAACATCTGCAGGCCTTACAGGCGGCGGGCTGGACCGCGCGCGGCATCGTGACACTGTCACAGTTAGTGGCCTTTATTAACTTCCAGAGTCGCCTGCGGGCCGGCTTACAGCTGTTGCAGGGCCACGCCTCAACCGCCAACGCACTGCCGGTGGTGGCAGGTGTCTGGCATCAGGCGGCCACCACCGCCAGTGGCAAAACCGCGCTGACCGCCTTCACCCAGCAGGACCTCGGCTGGGAACCCTGGCTGGCCGCCAAACCGCTGACGGAATTCACGGATGAAGAGAAACAGGTGCTGGCGAAGTTTGGTCATAGCGACTCCGATTATTTCCGCCTGCTGGCGCGGAATTTACCGGTGCTGGAACAGCGCACGCTGACGGATAAAGGCATTTTCTTCACCTCCGGCGGCCTGCCACGCGCCGACCGCGAACTGGCGGCTGCGGTGGTCAGTAAGGTTAACGGCTGCATCTTCTGCGCCTCGGTACACGCCCGCAAAGCCAGCCAGCTGTCGAAAGATTTCGATTCGGTCGAAAAACTGATTGGCGTCGCCCCCGGCGGCAAGCTGTCCGAAGGCCAGTCCGCACGCTGGGCGGCCATTATCGATTTCTCCGCTGCCCTGTCCGTGACGCCGCAACAGGCCACGCTGGGACAGATTGTCGCGTTGCAGCAGCAGGGTCTGGATACCCTGGCGCTGCTGGATGTGATCCAGTCCAGCGCCTTTTTTGCCTGGGCCAACCGCCTGATGCTGACGCTGGGCGAACCCTTTATCCCTTCTGACGTATAA
- a CDS encoding putative FMN-dependent luciferase-like monooxygenase yields MTAKRIGFFTRLLDKVPASARYRLATEQIQHAERLGFDSAWIAQHHFHENEGGLPSPLLFLAHVAAHTQRIRLGTAIITLPMENALRVAEDAAVLDLLAEGRLEIGLGSGGTPTSFLPFGLTFEQRGAVFGEHLHTLLSAWRGDSLSHPDNHLYPPAPQLADRVWIATFSVEGAVRAAKSGHGLMLSRTQPRPADQPNLPLDALQNPMIDAYLDALPAGVEPRILASRTAFVADSDHYARKLAEPGIRAQVTQFVASGQPLRGDSFDDYLRQVDAHVGNVERVTASLLQDSVLPRVTDISFQVHSVEPPHADTLRSVELIAEHIAPLLRTLKP; encoded by the coding sequence ATGACCGCTAAACGTATCGGCTTTTTCACCCGCCTGCTGGATAAGGTCCCGGCCAGCGCGCGCTACCGCCTGGCCACCGAGCAGATCCAGCACGCTGAGCGGCTGGGTTTCGACAGCGCCTGGATAGCCCAGCACCATTTCCATGAAAATGAAGGCGGTTTGCCCTCGCCGCTGCTGTTTCTGGCGCATGTTGCTGCCCATACCCAGCGCATCCGTCTGGGTACGGCGATTATCACGCTGCCGATGGAAAATGCCCTGCGCGTGGCGGAAGATGCCGCAGTGCTGGATCTGCTGGCCGAAGGTCGACTGGAGATTGGACTGGGTTCCGGCGGCACACCAACCTCGTTCCTGCCGTTTGGCCTGACCTTCGAACAACGCGGTGCGGTGTTTGGAGAACATCTGCACACGCTGCTCAGTGCCTGGCGTGGCGACTCGCTCAGCCATCCCGATAATCACCTGTATCCCCCGGCGCCGCAGCTGGCGGACCGCGTGTGGATTGCCACCTTCTCGGTGGAAGGCGCAGTACGCGCGGCGAAAAGTGGGCATGGACTGATGCTGTCACGCACCCAGCCTCGCCCGGCTGACCAGCCCAATCTGCCGCTGGATGCGCTGCAAAACCCGATGATCGATGCCTATCTCGACGCCCTTCCGGCCGGCGTTGAGCCGAGGATCCTCGCGTCCCGCACCGCCTTTGTTGCCGACTCCGATCACTACGCCCGCAAGCTGGCAGAGCCGGGTATTCGTGCCCAGGTCACCCAGTTTGTGGCCTCCGGTCAGCCGCTGCGCGGCGACAGTTTTGACGACTATTTACGCCAGGTTGACGCCCATGTCGGCAACGTGGAACGGGTCACCGCATCGCTTTTGCAGGACAGCGTGCTGCCCCGCGTCACCGATATCTCTTTCCAGGTTCATTCGGTTGAACCGCCGCACGCCGACACGTTGCGCTCTGTTGAGCTGATTGCTGAGCACATTGCGCCACTGCTAAGAACCCTGAAACCTTAA
- a CDS encoding dipeptide ABC transporter ATP-binding protein gives MSSQPELLLNVEQLSLSYRTGAAWKEVVHQVSFQLNKGEMVALVGESGSGKTTTAQAIIGLLAENGRRDGGRILLNGEDISQWSSRRLDSVRGARISLVPQDPGNSLNPVKTIGDQVEEILRLHRVSDRAGRKQQAIELLTRVGLSHPEQRVNQYPHQLSGGMKQRVLIAIALALKPDIIIADEPTSALDVTVQKRILDLLDHLRRESGTAVLFVTHDLALAAERADRIIVFRNGEIQEQGATSQVIGAPKQAYTRQLLADALPRPRQPDNSASPRSFSAPAIQASRISKGFALGKSQRLQALNEVSFAVARGTTHAIVGESGSGKTTLARILLGFESSDAGRITLDGIVVNGLQGESLRQLRRRIQFVYQNPFASLDPRQTLFRIIEEPLLNFDRLSRDERRQRVEAVTQKVALPLDILSRSARELSGGQRQRVALARALILQPSILVLDEATSALDVTVQAQILALLQQLQAEQGLTYLFITHDLATVQQIADTLTVLKAGEVVESGDVVTIFNAPQHAYTRELLAAIPVYSPPVKEFS, from the coding sequence ATGAGTTCGCAACCCGAGTTACTGCTCAACGTTGAGCAACTGAGCCTGAGCTATCGCACTGGCGCAGCCTGGAAAGAGGTGGTGCATCAGGTCAGTTTCCAGCTTAACAAAGGGGAAATGGTCGCGCTGGTCGGCGAATCCGGCTCAGGTAAAACCACCACCGCGCAGGCGATTATTGGCCTGCTGGCGGAAAATGGCCGTCGCGACGGGGGTCGTATCCTGTTGAACGGCGAAGATATCAGCCAGTGGTCGTCGCGACGGCTGGACAGCGTTCGCGGCGCGCGTATCAGCCTGGTGCCGCAGGATCCGGGCAACTCGCTTAATCCGGTGAAAACCATTGGCGATCAGGTGGAGGAGATTTTACGTCTGCATCGCGTCTCTGACCGCGCCGGACGCAAACAGCAGGCGATCGAGCTGCTGACCCGCGTCGGGCTCAGCCATCCTGAGCAGCGCGTTAACCAGTATCCTCATCAGCTGTCAGGCGGCATGAAACAGCGCGTGCTGATTGCCATCGCCCTGGCGCTGAAACCGGACATTATTATTGCCGACGAGCCGACCAGCGCGCTGGATGTCACCGTACAGAAGCGCATTCTCGACCTGCTGGATCATTTACGCCGTGAGTCCGGCACCGCCGTGCTGTTTGTCACCCATGACCTGGCGCTGGCCGCCGAGCGCGCCGACCGCATTATTGTGTTCCGCAATGGTGAGATTCAGGAACAGGGCGCGACCTCGCAGGTGATCGGCGCGCCAAAACAGGCTTATACCCGCCAGTTGCTTGCCGATGCCCTGCCGCGTCCGCGCCAACCTGATAATTCCGCCAGCCCGCGCTCATTCTCCGCTCCGGCGATTCAGGCCTCGCGCATCAGCAAGGGTTTCGCGCTGGGGAAAAGCCAACGGTTACAGGCGCTGAACGAGGTCAGTTTTGCCGTGGCCCGTGGCACCACCCACGCCATCGTCGGCGAGTCGGGTTCGGGCAAAACCACGCTGGCGAGGATCCTGCTGGGATTTGAGTCGTCGGACGCTGGCCGCATCACCCTCGACGGTATCGTGGTCAACGGCCTGCAGGGCGAATCATTGCGCCAGCTGCGACGCCGCATCCAGTTTGTTTACCAAAACCCGTTCGCCTCGCTCGATCCGCGGCAAACGCTGTTTCGCATTATTGAAGAACCGCTGCTGAATTTTGACCGGCTCAGCCGCGACGAACGCCGCCAGCGGGTGGAAGCGGTGACGCAGAAGGTGGCGCTGCCGCTCGATATCCTGTCGCGCAGCGCGCGGGAACTGTCCGGCGGCCAACGCCAGCGCGTGGCGCTGGCCCGGGCGCTGATCCTGCAACCGTCGATTCTGGTGCTGGATGAAGCCACCTCGGCGCTGGACGTCACGGTGCAGGCGCAGATCCTCGCCCTGCTGCAACAGTTGCAGGCAGAACAGGGCCTGACCTACCTGTTTATTACCCACGATTTGGCTACCGTGCAGCAGATTGCCGACACCCTGACCGTGCTGAAGGCCGGTGAAGTGGTGGAATCTGGTGACGTTGTCACTATTTTTAACGCACCGCAACACGCTTACACCCGCGAGCTGCTGGCCGCGATCCCTGTTTATTCCCCGCCGGTTAAGGAGTTTTCATGA
- a CDS encoding ABC transporter permease yields the protein MSLVDFATARQKPTPTRQAWNVQPGLWLAWLVMLLAAIAALFPALLTPYSAVEGIAGAQRLAPQAGHWLGTDQLGRDVFARIVYGASHSLSAALLAVAMGGIFGTALGVLAGAVGGKTESVAMRAVDVLLSIPSLLLSLSVLILLGFGTLNAATAVGIASIASFARLARGEVVRIRHSDYVEAAFGSGGRFLSVLWRHILPNALAPVIAYGALQFGQAILALSTLSFLGYGTPPPAPEWGLLIAEGRNYLATAWWLTTFPGLVVVFVVLAANRISQQLSGGRK from the coding sequence ATGAGCCTTGTTGATTTTGCCACCGCGCGGCAAAAGCCCACGCCCACCCGTCAGGCCTGGAACGTTCAGCCCGGTCTGTGGCTGGCGTGGTTAGTGATGCTGCTGGCGGCCATCGCCGCGCTGTTTCCCGCTTTACTGACGCCATACAGCGCGGTTGAAGGGATTGCCGGCGCGCAGCGTCTGGCCCCGCAGGCCGGACACTGGCTGGGAACCGATCAGCTGGGTCGTGACGTTTTCGCCCGCATTGTCTATGGCGCGTCGCACTCGTTGTCCGCCGCGCTGCTGGCGGTGGCCATGGGCGGAATTTTTGGCACCGCGCTGGGCGTGCTGGCCGGTGCGGTAGGCGGTAAAACCGAGTCGGTAGCGATGCGTGCGGTTGACGTGCTGCTGTCGATTCCCTCGCTGCTGCTGTCGTTAAGCGTGCTGATCCTGCTGGGCTTTGGCACCCTCAACGCAGCGACGGCGGTGGGGATTGCCTCCATCGCCAGCTTTGCCCGCCTGGCGCGCGGTGAAGTGGTGCGCATTCGCCACAGTGATTACGTCGAAGCGGCGTTTGGCAGCGGCGGACGCTTTCTGTCGGTGCTGTGGCGCCATATTTTACCCAACGCGCTGGCCCCGGTCATTGCCTATGGTGCGCTACAGTTTGGTCAAGCGATCCTCGCCCTTTCTACCCTGAGTTTCCTCGGCTACGGCACCCCGCCGCCAGCCCCGGAATGGGGATTGCTGATCGCCGAAGGCCGCAACTATCTGGCCACCGCCTGGTGGCTGACCACCTTCCCCGGTCTGGTGGTGGTGTTCGTGGTGCTGGCGGCCAACCGCATCAGCCAGCAACTTTCAGGAGGCCGGAAATGA
- a CDS encoding ABC transporter permease: MRHYLLYRVGHGVLVLWAAFTLSFVLLQVLPGDAILIKFQNPDLGLSPQQIAEMRQAYGADSPLWQQYLHTLGAMLQGDFGYSVQAGVPVSEQLQSNLPETLRLAGCGFVLAVVLAFVLAALSRIPALRGLRNLLQSVPVLFISIPTFWLGIALIQLFSFQLRWIPVINPSPLQGLILPVITVAIPISAPLAQILLRSIDEVATRPFVAVVRAKGASESWVLWRHVLRNAMLPVLTVAGLLLGELIAGALITETVFGLGGLGQLTQQAVNNQDVAVLQAVVMISALGFVLINMLVDLLMPLFDPRLQTVTRGAV, encoded by the coding sequence ATGCGCCATTATCTGCTGTATCGGGTTGGGCATGGGGTGCTGGTGCTGTGGGCAGCGTTTACGCTCTCCTTTGTGCTGCTGCAGGTGCTGCCCGGCGATGCGATCCTGATTAAGTTTCAGAACCCGGATTTGGGGCTGAGCCCGCAACAGATCGCCGAGATGCGGCAGGCCTATGGCGCAGACAGTCCGTTGTGGCAGCAGTATCTGCATACCCTCGGCGCGATGCTGCAAGGCGATTTTGGCTATTCGGTACAGGCCGGCGTGCCGGTCAGCGAACAGTTGCAGAGTAATCTGCCAGAGACGCTGCGCCTGGCCGGCTGCGGTTTTGTGCTGGCGGTGGTGCTGGCATTTGTGCTGGCCGCGTTGTCGCGCATTCCGGCGCTGCGGGGATTGCGAAACCTGCTGCAATCGGTGCCGGTGCTGTTTATCTCCATCCCGACCTTCTGGCTGGGTATCGCGTTAATTCAGCTGTTCTCTTTCCAGTTGCGCTGGATACCGGTGATCAACCCTTCCCCGTTACAGGGCCTGATTCTGCCGGTGATCACCGTGGCAATCCCGATTTCCGCCCCGCTGGCGCAAATCCTGTTACGCAGCATCGACGAGGTGGCAACCCGGCCATTTGTGGCGGTGGTTCGCGCCAAAGGCGCCAGCGAAAGCTGGGTGTTGTGGCGGCACGTACTGCGTAACGCCATGCTGCCGGTGCTGACCGTCGCCGGACTGCTGCTGGGCGAGCTGATCGCCGGTGCGCTGATCACCGAAACGGTGTTTGGTTTAGGTGGCCTCGGCCAGTTAACGCAACAGGCGGTGAATAATCAGGATGTCGCGGTATTACAGGCGGTGGTGATGATTTCGGCACTGGGCTTTGTGCTGATTAATATGCTGGTCGATCTGTTAATGCCGCTGTTCGATCCCCGTCTGCAAACCGTGACCAGAGGTGCCGTATGA
- a CDS encoding TIGR04028 family ABC transporter substrate-binding protein gives MPHTFRPEALARPLALSIALALFGGNAVAADSPVKGGTLIYLEQQAHTNLYPPAGGFYPNGGILNQITDKLTWQNPETLKVEPWIAQSWTTNADKTEYTFKLHPGVTFSDGTPLDANAVAKNFDTYGLGNKALRLPVSEVINNYDHSEVVDPLTVKFYFKKSSPGFLQGTATIGSGLVSLSTLARSFDQLGDARHIIGSGPFVVSDEKLGREVDLVARKDYQWGPANISQQGPANLDGIKIIVTPEDSVRIGALLAGQADFIRQVQAYDEKQAKDQNFPIYAAPTRGVNDSLSFRPDNPLVSDLRVRQALLTATNSKQVVETLFSPNYPQATSVIATTAAGYVNLADKLTFDQAKAKSLLDEAGWKPGANGIREKDGKPLSLTVYESLPQPQNKEVLQLIAQQWRQVGVELKVKAGDAGSKTLDSLDPLKTPLNVTEVGRADPDVIKSSFYPANRDALLQKGGSSDKVKSFRDDKLNQLLVNISAEIDPAKRLQLTGDVQRYLLEQAYVIPIFEEPQVFAGAPWLKGVKFEAVGRPALYSAWLEKH, from the coding sequence ATGCCACACACTTTCCGCCCTGAGGCGCTGGCTCGTCCGCTGGCTTTAAGCATTGCCCTTGCCCTGTTTGGTGGAAACGCCGTTGCGGCGGATTCGCCGGTTAAAGGCGGCACGCTGATTTATCTGGAGCAGCAGGCGCACACCAACCTGTATCCCCCGGCGGGCGGTTTTTACCCTAACGGCGGCATCCTGAATCAGATTACCGACAAGTTGACCTGGCAAAATCCGGAAACCCTCAAGGTTGAACCCTGGATTGCCCAGAGCTGGACAACTAACGCCGATAAAACCGAATACACCTTCAAACTCCATCCCGGCGTGACCTTCTCCGACGGCACGCCGCTGGATGCCAATGCGGTCGCCAAGAACTTCGACACCTACGGATTGGGTAATAAAGCCCTGCGCCTGCCGGTTTCAGAAGTGATTAACAATTATGATCATAGCGAAGTGGTCGATCCGCTGACCGTGAAGTTCTATTTCAAAAAATCGTCCCCCGGCTTCCTGCAAGGCACCGCCACCATCGGTTCAGGACTGGTGTCACTCAGCACCCTGGCGCGCAGCTTCGATCAGCTGGGCGATGCCCGCCATATCATCGGCTCCGGCCCGTTTGTGGTCAGCGATGAGAAGCTGGGTCGTGAGGTCGATCTGGTCGCCCGTAAGGATTACCAGTGGGGACCGGCAAACATCTCTCAGCAAGGCCCGGCGAACCTCGACGGCATCAAGATTATTGTGACGCCTGAGGATAGCGTGCGCATCGGCGCGTTGCTGGCCGGTCAGGCGGATTTTATCCGCCAGGTGCAGGCCTACGACGAGAAACAGGCTAAAGATCAAAACTTCCCGATTTATGCCGCACCCACCCGTGGCGTCAACGACAGCCTGAGCTTCCGTCCTGATAACCCGCTGGTCAGCGATCTGCGTGTGCGTCAGGCCCTGCTGACTGCCACCAACTCGAAGCAGGTGGTGGAAACGCTGTTCTCCCCTAACTATCCGCAGGCCACGTCGGTGATTGCTACCACCGCCGCAGGCTACGTCAACCTTGCCGACAAGCTGACCTTCGATCAGGCGAAAGCCAAAAGCTTGCTGGATGAAGCGGGCTGGAAACCGGGCGCCAACGGCATCCGCGAGAAAGACGGCAAGCCGCTATCGCTGACCGTTTACGAGTCCCTGCCGCAGCCGCAGAACAAAGAGGTGCTGCAGCTTATCGCTCAGCAGTGGCGTCAGGTCGGCGTGGAACTGAAAGTGAAGGCGGGTGATGCAGGCAGCAAAACGCTGGACAGCCTTGACCCGCTGAAAACGCCGTTGAACGTCACCGAAGTGGGCCGTGCCGATCCGGACGTGATCAAAAGTAGCTTCTATCCGGCCAACCGCGATGCGCTGCTGCAAAAAGGCGGATCGAGTGACAAGGTGAAAAGCTTCCGGGATGACAAGCTGAATCAGCTGCTGGTGAATATTTCTGCCGAGATCGACCCTGCCAAACGTCTGCAGCTGACCGGCGATGTGCAACGCTACCTGCTGGAGCAGGCTTACGTGATCCCGATTTTCGAAGAGCCGCAGGTGTTTGCCGGTGCGCCATGGCTTAAGGGCGTGAAGTTCGAAGCGGTCGGCCGTCCTGCGCTTTATAGCGCCTGGCTTGAAAAGCATTAA
- a CDS encoding methionine ABC transporter ATP-binding protein — protein MIVLRNVFKTFKGTAGPIRAVDDVSLQVEQGQIYGIIGYSGAGKSTLIRLLNGLEKPTSGSVTIAGQDIAQAKGEALRAARLKISMVFQHFNLLWSRTVSENIAFSLQIAGAPKAAIQTRVKELIELVGLTGKESTYPANLSGGQKQRVGIARALANNPEVLLCDEATSALDPQTTDAILDLLLDINRKLKLTIVLITHEMHVVRKICHRVAVMEDGRIVEEGEVLSVFTHPQQPITRQFVKQTSEYSRADTPFNAELVDETGGSVLKLTFIGQSTRQPIVGELTLKYALPFNILHGKMTQTSNGTFGELWLQVNANRSQLENILQDLHAHGITTEVVAND, from the coding sequence ATGATAGTTTTACGCAACGTATTCAAGACCTTCAAAGGCACGGCGGGTCCGATCAGGGCCGTCGACGATGTCAGCCTTCAGGTTGAACAGGGGCAGATCTACGGCATTATCGGCTACAGCGGCGCGGGAAAAAGTACGCTGATCCGTCTGCTTAACGGGCTGGAAAAACCCACGTCGGGCAGCGTGACCATTGCCGGGCAGGATATTGCCCAGGCAAAAGGCGAAGCTTTGCGCGCGGCACGGCTGAAAATCAGCATGGTGTTTCAGCACTTTAATTTGCTGTGGTCGCGCACCGTCAGCGAAAACATCGCTTTTTCGCTGCAAATTGCCGGCGCACCGAAAGCGGCGATCCAGACGCGGGTCAAAGAGCTGATTGAGCTGGTGGGGCTGACCGGCAAAGAGTCGACCTATCCGGCCAACCTCAGCGGCGGGCAGAAGCAGCGTGTCGGCATTGCCCGCGCGCTGGCCAACAATCCCGAAGTGCTGCTGTGTGACGAAGCCACTTCGGCGCTCGATCCGCAAACCACCGATGCTATCCTCGATCTGCTGCTGGATATCAACCGCAAGCTGAAGCTGACCATCGTGCTGATCACCCACGAAATGCACGTGGTGCGCAAAATCTGCCATCGCGTGGCGGTGATGGAAGACGGTCGCATCGTCGAAGAGGGCGAGGTGCTGTCGGTCTTTACCCATCCGCAACAACCGATCACCCGCCAGTTCGTGAAGCAAACCAGCGAGTACAGCCGCGCAGACACGCCGTTCAATGCTGAACTGGTGGATGAGACGGGCGGCAGCGTGCTGAAGCTGACCTTTATCGGTCAGAGCACCCGCCAGCCGATTGTCGGCGAACTGACGCTGAAATACGCGCTGCCGTTCAACATCCTGCACGGCAAGATGACGCAAACCAGCAACGGCACCTTTGGCGAACTGTGGTTACAGGTCAACGCAAACCGCAGCCAGTTGGAGAACATTCTGCAGGACCTGCACGCGCATGGCATTACAACCGAGGTGGTCGCCAATGATTGA
- a CDS encoding methionine ABC transporter permease produces MIESLFPHLKLDQLWSATGETLYMTAISGVATFVLGIVLGLALFLTARGGLFQNRAIYALISVLVNVFRSIPFIILIVLLIPFTKKLIGTILGADAALPALIVGAAPFYARLVEIGLREVDKGVIEASRSMGARISTLIFRVLLAESSPALVSGITVTLIALVSYSAMAGVIGAGGLGNLAYLEGFQRNHGDVTLVATAMILVIVFIIQFVGDLVTTRLDKR; encoded by the coding sequence ATGATTGAGTCCCTCTTTCCGCACCTGAAACTGGACCAGCTGTGGTCTGCGACCGGTGAAACCCTGTACATGACCGCGATTTCCGGCGTGGCGACCTTTGTGCTGGGAATTGTACTCGGGCTGGCGCTGTTCCTGACCGCGCGCGGCGGCCTGTTCCAGAACCGGGCGATCTATGCGCTGATCTCGGTGCTGGTCAACGTCTTCCGCTCGATCCCGTTCATCATTCTGATTGTGCTGCTGATCCCGTTCACCAAAAAGCTGATCGGCACCATTTTGGGCGCGGATGCGGCCCTGCCGGCGCTGATTGTCGGGGCGGCGCCGTTCTACGCGCGGCTGGTGGAAATCGGCCTGCGCGAAGTCGATAAAGGGGTGATTGAAGCCTCGCGTTCGATGGGCGCGCGCATCAGTACCTTGATTTTCCGCGTGCTGCTGGCGGAATCCTCGCCAGCCCTGGTGTCGGGCATCACCGTTACGCTGATTGCGCTGGTCAGTTACAGCGCGATGGCCGGGGTGATTGGCGCAGGTGGCCTCGGCAATCTGGCGTATCTGGAAGGTTTTCAACGTAACCACGGCGATGTGACGCTGGTGGCGACGGCAATGATTCTGGTGATTGTTTTTATCATCCAGTTCGTAGGTGATCTCGTGACCACACGGCTCGATAAACGTTAA